Proteins encoded by one window of Salvia splendens isolate huo1 chromosome 14, SspV2, whole genome shotgun sequence:
- the LOC121764186 gene encoding secreted RxLR effector protein 161-like translates to MDLLKDTGFIGSKPSATPMDPLKKLQLNSGTPMEDASKYRRLIGRLLYLCITRPNITFAVHKLSQYVSNPCAEHWQAAEKVLKYLKGSPAHGLFYSSSSKPTLSIFSDADWAACPDTRKSMTGYCLLLGNSMISWKAKKQSTISRSSAEAEYRAMAQATCEVVWAIAILGDFGVKTEKAVPLYCDNQSAIHICSNPVFHERTKHIEIDCHTVREKYLKGVIKPLHIRNNL, encoded by the coding sequence ATGGATTTACTAAAAGATACAGGTTTTATAGGCAGCAAACCATCAGCAACTCCCATGGATCCTCTGAAGAAATTACAGTTAAACTCAGGAACTCCTATGGAAGATGCTTCTAAATATAGAAGATTAATTGGGAGGCTTCTCTATCTCTGCATTACAAGGCCCAACATTACCTTTGCTGTTCATAAATTGAGCCAATATGTCTCAAATCCGTGTGCTGAACATTGGCAAGCAGCAGAAAAAGTCCTAAAATATTTGAAAGGAAGCCCAGCTCATGGTTTGTTCTATTCAAGCAGTAGTAAACCGACTCTGAGTATATTCTCTGATGCGGATTGGGCCGCTTGTCCTGATACAAGAAAGTCCATGACCGGGTACTGCCTTCTCCTTGGAAACTCCATGATATCTTGGAAAGCTAAGAAGCAAAGTACTATATCCAGATCTTCTGCAGAGGCAGAATATAGAGCCATGGCTCAAGCCACTTGCGAAGTTGTATGGGCTATAGCTATACTTGGTGATTTTGGAGTAAAAACTGAAAAGGCAGTTCCTCTGTATTGTGATAATCAATCAGCTATTCACATATGCTCCAATCCGGTTTTCCATGAGAGAACAAAACATATAGAAATTGATTGTCATACAGTGAGAGAGAAGTATTTAAAGGGTGTGATCAAGCCTTTACACATACGCAACAATCTGTAA